In a genomic window of Penaeus vannamei isolate JL-2024 chromosome 10, ASM4276789v1, whole genome shotgun sequence:
- the LOC138862890 gene encoding uncharacterized protein, with protein sequence MSDTATHLLKLEDKLNRLLRTIRPSISEMTYNLLTIFGSKPGRLYDLPKIHEIEISDLKPLRPVASFDIELLFTNVPLNETTDIILNKTASSLLNSYGLNKTTYRKLLDIAAHNSVFTFNGSIYTQVDGLVMGSSLGPCHVNTFFCHHAQAWMNDCPANFKPILYRRYMDDTSLLFDDPSHINPFLSYLNSQHPIIKFTSVRLGMWDQPLNGFATAFLNIKASP encoded by the exons ATGTCTGACACTGCCACTCATCTACTGAAATTAGAAGATAAACTAAACAGGCTCTTACGCACGATAAGACCATCTATCAGCGAAATGACTTATAACCTCCTGACTATATTTGGCTCCAAACCTGGTCGCTTATATGACCTTCCTAAAATTCATGAAATTG AAATAAGTGACCTTAAACCACTACGGCCTGTGGCCAGTTTTGACATTGAGTTATTATTCACTAATGTTCCTCTCAATGAAACCACTGACATAATTTTAAACAAAACTGCCTCCTCACTCTTAAACTCGTATGGCCTGAACAAGACGACATACAGGAAATTATTGGATATAGCCGCACACAATTCAGTGTTTACCTTCAACGGCTCTATTTACACTCAGGTAGACGGTCTAGTAATGGGATCATCGCTTGGCCCTTGTCATGTCAATACTTTCTTTTGCCACCATGCACAAGCATGGATGAATGACTGCCCTGCTAATTTCAAACCTATTTTATATCGCCGTTACATGGATGATACTTCCCTACTCTTTGacgacccctctcacattaatcctttcctctcatacttGAACTCACAACATCCCATTATCAAATTCACTT ctgtcaggctaggtatgtgggatcaACCTCTCAATGGCTTCGCCACCGCATTCTTGAATATAAAGGCAAGTCCATAA